From a single Cryptococcus neoformans var. neoformans B-3501A chromosome 3, whole genome shotgun sequence genomic region:
- a CDS encoding hypothetical protein (Match to ESTs gb|CF191005.1|CF191005, gb|CF186013.1|CF186013; HMMPfam hit to Cation_efflux, Cation efflux family, score: 231.7, E(): 1.3e-66), with the protein MGLSRQARIITLLVIDSVFFLIELITGYAVGSLALVADSFHMLNDVLSLIVALYTIRLATSPSSSANSYGWQRAEILGALINGVFLVALCVSIGLEAVGRIFSPPEISNPKLIVVVGSLGLLSNIVGLFLFHDHGHSHGGHAHGAVALPNDEDETSSLISRDDSVSELYQHPAQTRAQVIETAQEFGYGGTQLSSSLDSRAGHLAKSPNAGGHGRTGSASRRTKRGSFSRAGGHSRLGSANVVPPVPGQNDVLPPVGGDGNSTSSSTVIDNGKKKASKKDDHDQDHGREREQGSDSGKKLAGNASDAESGHTHGSPAEHGRHGGHGHSHGAMNMRGVFLHVVGDALGNVGVISAGLVIWFCQGRWTLYFDPGVSLVITCIIFSSALPLVKSASYILMQGVPSHVSLDAVRQCIYEVPGVDSVHELHIWQLSESTVVASVHVMIEAGRDYMVVASGIRERMHSHGIHSVTIQPEFYCEETDPQDTEACLIRCPPGQCSGDTCCPPGVKITGPEGDEGNGHDHEH; encoded by the exons ATGGGGCTCTCAAGACAGGCGCGCATCATCACCCTTCTGGTGATCGATTCcgtctttttcttgatc GAACTGATTACCGGATACGCTGTCGGCTCTCTGGCACTTGTTGCCGACTCGTTCCATATGCTCAA CGATgtcctctctctcatcgTAGCTCTCTACACAATTAGGCTTGCTACTTCCCCGTCCTCGTCTGCCAACTCTTATGGCTGGCAGCGTGCTGAAATTCTTGGTGCTCTCATTAACGGTGTCTTCCTTGTTGCCCTCTGTGTTTCCATCGGTTTGGAAGCTGTTGGCAGGATCTTCTCTCCCCCGGAAATTTCCAACCCCAAGTTGATCGTTGTCGTGGGCAGCTTGGGTCTCTTGAGTAACATTGTcggccttttccttttccatg ACCATGGTCATTCTCATGGCGGACACGCTCACGGTGCTGTCGCACTTCCCaacgatgaggacgagaCGTCGTCCCTCATCTCTCGTGACGATTCCGTATCTGAGCTTTATCAGCACCCTGCTCAAACCCGCGCTCAGGTCATTGAAACTGCCCAAGAATTCGGGTACGGCGGTACTCAGCTTTCATCGTCTCTTGACTCCCGCGCAGGTCATTTGGCCAAATCGCCCAATGCAGGCGGCCATGGTAGAACTGGTAGCGCCAGTAGACGAACAAAGAGAGGAAGTTTCTCCCGTGCTGGAGGCCACAGCAGACTGGGCAGTGCCAACGTTGTACCTCCTGTTCCCGGACAGAACGACGTGCTTCCTCCCGTAGGTGGCGATGGTAACTCTACTTCAAGTTCTACAGTTATTGATaatggcaagaagaaagcgTCTAAGAAGGATGACCATGATCAAGACCACGGCCGTGAGCGCGAGCAGGGAAGCGACAGCGGCAAGAAGCTCGCCGGGAATGCCAGCGACGCTGAATCAGGTCATACCCATGGCTCACCTGCTGAACACGGTAGGCATGGCGGCCATGGCCACTCCCACGGTGCTATGAACATGCGTGGCGTCTTTCTGCATGTTGTGGGTGACGCACTTGGTAATGTCGGTGTTATCTCTGCTGGTCTGGTTATCTGGTT CTGCCAAGGCCGATGGACTCTCTACTTTGACCCAGGTGTCTCTCTTGTCATCACctgcatcatcttctcctccgctcttcctctcgtcaAGTCCGCGTCTTACATCCTCATGCAGGGGGTGCCCTCCCACGTCTCTCTAGACGCCGTGCGTCAATGTATTTATGAAGTCCCTGGTGTTGACTCTGTGCACGAATTACATATCTGGCAATTGTCAGAATCAACAGTCGTTGCCAGTGTTCATGTTATGATCGAGGCCGGCAGAGACTACATGGTGGTAGCTAGCGGCATTAGGGAAAGGATGCATAGCCACGGAATCCACAGCGTCACCATCCAACCAGA GTTTTACTGCGAGGAGACTGATCCCCAGGATACCGAGGCCTGCCTCATCCGTTGCCCGCCAGGACAATGTAGCGGTGACACTTGCTGCCCTCCAGGCGTCAAGATCACCGGCCCagaaggtgatgaagggAACGGACATGATCACGAGCATTAA
- a CDS encoding hypothetical protein (HMMPfam hit to PUF, Pumilio-family RNA binding repeat, score: 252.5, E(): 6.9e-73): MTTDISTRPDFKADDLVSAMGEVTLNGSGRNGHEALDLAETAEVSNQAVQERLEQKRLEHERARLAQRAKFEQQMRELEANQLAEERQLMSATSPLPAGEAASAPTTPPGHASLGSSVHDLHKEAPAPIGSLVPGPREGLNGAKSMPGSRRTSTYGGTFGMEKMSLSVMTDGSRREWRQEDDDVDAEGAQSSVKYLGMNDDDPFPGIPKQESKHLSAASAALDLAPLSQTPPRAFGSRPFETSLKTSEWPQFSAVPGASSGPARGVTSPLQASGMMSDELREPTLLGSRKTSPTAGMADSIASLPAMPSKSVPGTPFGFGGAGGGGAGVGKRVDSGEGLSHGQRGFSNPDLARAFGKVGGGFSVGENARQPYNDLYNSFSPVNASLPPSAAVAAAFTPQVAYDPYGFDEDGYGSGSLYPGGSVGLKNKRADQDREFNRFAGVRIEDLKGELLSLCKDQHGCRYLQKKLEDGDPKHRDMIFNETYGHFPELMTDPFGNYLCQKLLEYSTEEQRSAIIDSVANDLVGISLNMHGTRAVQKMVDFLAQPRQPKQIRTLILALSMNVVALIKDLNGNHVIQKCLNKLIPEDNQFIYNAIAANLIEVATHRHGCCVLQRSIDHASPAQRMQLVTEIIFNSLYLVQDPFGNYVIQYILDLNDARFSEPLIRTFIGNVCSLSVQKFSSNVVEKCIRVADPEIRKVLVGEVLNRSRLEKLLRDSYGNYVIQTILDYCEIGQRMVLVECIRPILPSIRNTPYGKRIQSKLAREDASFQPYNGYNNNGNNSNRGRGGGGGGNYHSSRGHIGRPQLQHVNALTDIYGGGGPFMQYGHAPAGHMHPAHAGWTPGREPPHMGGPTHTGLSYHAPGPDGQPWLHLRGPGGGPAPNWHLSQDGSHGGVLPGGMNPQMTGASAQAGGAVGAGEEEGLQVGAGAGAWQDPQSGGFYNGPSHVPMM, from the exons ATGACAACCGATATCAGCACTAGGCCCGACTTCAAGGCCGACGATCTTGTCTCCGCAATGGGCGAAGTGACCCTCAATGGATCTGGGAGGAATGGACATGAAGCTTTGGACCTGGCAGAGACT GCCGAGGTTTCCAACCAGGCTGTCCAGGAA CGCCTGGAACAGAAGCGTCTTGAGCATGAACGGGCCCGCCTGGCCCAGCGTGCGAAATTCGAGCAGCAAATGCGCGAGCTTGAAGCCAACCAACTTGCAGAGGAACGCCAACTCATGTCCGCGACTAGCCCTCTTCCCGCGGGCGAAGCCGCATCAGCCCCTACTACGCCTCCTGGGCATGCTTCTCTTGGATCTTCGGTCCACGATTTGCACAAAGAGGCTCCCGCACCCATTGGCTCCCTTGTGCCCGGTCCCAGAGAAGGTTTGAATGGAGCAAAGAGCATGCCTGGAAGCAGGAGGACAAGCACGTATGGCGGGACTTTTGGcatggagaagatgagcttGAGTGTTATGACCGATGGATCCAGGAGGGAGTGGAGgcaagaagacgacgatgtTGATGCGGAGGGTGCGCAGA GCTCAGTCAAATACCTCGGCATGAACGACGATGACCCTTTCCCCGGCATCCCAAAGCAAGAATCCAAGCATCTCTCAGCTGCCTCTGCCGCCCTCGACCTTgctcccctttcccagaCTCCTCCCCGAGCCTTTGGCTCCCGCCCTTTCGAAACTTCCCTCAAAACCTCGGAATGGCCGCAGTTTTCTGCTGTTCCTGGTGCTTCCTCTGGTCCCGCTCGCGGTGTCACATCTCCTCTCCAGGCTTCCGGTATGATGTCTGACGAGCTCCGTGAACCTACATTGCTCGGCTCTCGAAAGACTTCTCCGACAGCTGGAATGGCCGACAGCATCGCCAGCTTGCCGGCGATGCCTAGCAAGAGTGTCCCTGGCACTCCGTTCGGCTTCGGTGGTgccggtggtggtggagcagGTGTCGGCAAGAGAGTTGATTCTGGCGAGGGGTTGAGTCACGGTCAGAGAGGATTCTCAAACCCTGATTTGGCCAGAGCATTTGGCAAGGTCGGTGGCGGATTTTCCGTGGGGGAAAATGCTCGA CAGCCTTACAATGATCTTTACaactctttctctcctgtTAACGCCAGTCTTCCCCCTTCTGCCGCTGTCGCCGCAGCCTTCACTCCGCAGGTGGCGTATGATCCCTACGGATTCGATGAGGATGGTTACGGTTCAGGATCTCTCTACCCTGGCGGATCCGTGGGTTTAAAGAACAAGCGTGCTGATCAGGATCGCGAGTTCAACCGATTCGCAGGCGTTCGCATTGAAGATCTCAAGGGCgagcttctttctctctgtAAGGACCAGCACGGTTGTCGCTACCTCCAAAAGAAACTCGAAGACGGCGACCCCAAACACCGTGACATGATCTTCAACGAAACCTATGGCCACTTCCCCGAACTCATGACTGATCCCTTTGGCAACTACCTCTGCCAAAAGCTTCTCGAGTACTCTACCGAGGAGCAGAGGTCTGCGATCATTGACTCCGTTGCCAACGACTTGGTTGGCATCTCTTTGAACATGCACGGAACGAGGGCAGTccagaagatggtggattTCTTGGCTCAGCCTAGGCAGCCCAAGCAGATTAGGACGTTGATCCTTGCTTTGAGCATGAATGTGGTGGCGTTGATCAAGGATTTGAACGGTAACCAT GTCATCCAAAAATGCCTCAACAAGCTCATCCCCGAAGACAACCAATTTATCTACAATGCTATCGCCGCCAATCTCATCGAGGTAGCCACCCATCGTCACGGCTGCTGTGTCCTCCAGCGTAGCATCGATCACGCCTCTCCTGCTCAGAGGATGCAGCTCGTCACCGaaatcatcttcaattCTCTCTATCTTGTGCAAGATCCTTTCGGAAACTATGTCATCCAGTACATCTTGGACCTGAACGATGCTAGGTTCTCTGAGCCGCTCATCAGGACTTTCATTGGCAATGTCTGTTCGCTGTCTGTACAGAA ATTCTCTTCCAATGTTGTCGAAAAGTGTATCCGTGTGGCCGATCCCGAAATCCGCAAGGTGCTCGTCGGTGAAGTGCTCAACCGCTCTCGGTTGGAAAAATTGCTTCGCGACAGCTACGGCAACTATGTGATCCAGACCATACTTGACTACTGTGAGATTGGACAGCGTATGGTGCTTGTGGAGTGCATTCgtcccatccttccttccatccgcaACACTCCTTACGGCAAGCGAATCCAATCCAAGCTTGCTCGGGAAGATGCGTCCTTCCAGCCTTACAACGGTTACAACAACAACGGAAACAACAGTAACCGAGGTCGcggtggtggcggtggtggcaATTACCACTCTTCTCGTGGCCATATTGGCCGTCCCCAGTTGCAGCACGTCAACGCCCTTACGGACATCTATGGTGGTGGCGGCCCATTCATGCAGTATGGCCACGCCCCTGCTGGACACATGCACCCTGCTCACGCGGGCTGGACTCCCGGTAGGGAACCACCTCACATGGGAGGCCCTACTCACACTGGTCTTTCCTACCATGCTCCCGGCCCGGATGGTCAACCATGGTTGCACCTCCGCGGACCAGGCGGTGGTCCAGCTCCCAACTGGCACTTGTCGCAGGACGGATCCCACGGCGGTGTTTTGCCTGGCGGCATGAACCCTCAGATGACAGGTGCTAGCGCTCAGGCGGGGGGTGCTGTTGGCgctggagaggaagaaggattgcAGGTCGGCGCTGGTGCGGGTGCGTGGCAGGATCCCCAGAGCGGAGGGTTCTACAACGGGCCTTCTCACGTTCCGATGATGTGA
- a CDS encoding 40S ribosomal protein S29 (Match to ESTs gb|CF194195.1|CF194195, gb|CF194194.1|CF194194, gb|CF193862.1|CF193862), which translates to MAHSNVWFSRPRNYGKGSRQCRLCAHQAGLIRKWGLDLCRQCFREKSKVIGFDKRSTMPGDLV; encoded by the exons AT GGCTCACTCTAACGTTTGGTTCTCCCG CCCCAGGAACTACGGCAAGGGCTCTCGTCAGTGCCGACTCTGTGCCCACCAGGCCGGTCTTATCCG CAAGTG GGGTCTTGACCTCTGCCGACAGTGCTTCCGTGAGAAG TCCAAGGTCATCGGTTTCGACAAG CGTTCCACTATGCCGGGAGATTTGGTTTAG
- a CDS encoding hypothetical protein (HMMPfam hit to Pro_CA, Carbonic anhydrase, score: 43.9, E(): 4.4e-10): MSHSSLDYPEMKELFNRNLKWSENVWARDPSFFPHHFPGQRPEILWIGCSDARVPETTILGCQPGDIFVHRNIANLYSPQDDSLNAVLMIALFNFNVKHIVVTGHTNCVGCLTALNVSRLPATPPTTPLQRYVKPLATLARTLYTPDGPPTLDLLVEENVVQQVKNLVESDIIKGVSGVYIQLKRKNADISLQNWKKRGADGVVIHGWVYHLEDGTIRDLNVSVGPSGHIPGKKVKSLF, encoded by the exons ATGAGCCATTCTAGTCTCGACTATCCGGAGATG AAGGAGCTTTTCAACCGCAATCTTAAATGGTCTGAAAATGTCTGGGCGAGGGACCCTTCT TTCTTCCCGCACCACTTTCCTGGCCAACGACCGGAAATCTTGTGGATTGGTT GCTCTGACGCGCGCGTTCCCGAGACGACCATCCTGGGCTGCCAGCCTGGGGATATTTTTGTGCACCGAAACATTGCAAA CTTGTATTCACCTCAAGATGATTCACTCAACGCGGTGTTAATGATAGCTTTGTTCAATTTCAACGTCAAGCACATTGTCGTCACA GGCCATACAAACTGCGTAGGCTGCCTTACAGCTCTCAATGTTTCTCGTCTCCCGGCCACGCCTCCTACAACCCCTTTGCAGCGTTATGTCAAGCCGCTCGCCACACTCGCCCGAACATTGTATACTCCTGACGGCCCTCCTACTTTGGATCTATTAGTGGAGGAAAATGTGGTGCAACAGGTGAAGAACCTAGTAGAAAGTGATATAATCAAGGGCGTGAGTGGAGTGTATATACAgttgaaaaggaaaaatgCTGATATATCTCTTCAGAACTGGAAGAAACGAGGTGCCGATGGCGTTGTCATCCACGGTTGGGTATATCATCTTGAAGAT GGAACTATTCGGGATCTCAACGTCTCCGTGGGACCATCTGGGCATATCCCAGGTAAAAAAGTGAAGAGCTTATTCTAG